In Ipomoea triloba cultivar NCNSP0323 chromosome 15, ASM357664v1, one genomic interval encodes:
- the LOC116006053 gene encoding alpha-crystallin domain-containing protein 22.3-like isoform X1 encodes MHKSNHCTELRGHSGENNGMHPMDPGQPVIDVAPLRCVPYTGPLPTSSRDASQSQPGPNAASFPMENAQSSTNASPQPAMVYYTIATLEERANLFAATCGHSKVGSLLTGTAVMGKVGPPIGAVDILESDTEYFFRVSLPGVAKDAENFRCNIEPNGKVDIKGITLTGVRAVYKNNMVFKMNTPNLCPPGKFTISFQLPGPTANQFLTTFGSDGIFEASVKKRQPNDS; translated from the exons GGGACACAGTGGTGAAAATAATGGTATGCATCCAATGGATCCTGGACAACCAGTCATTGATGTAGCCCCTCTCCGTTGTGTGCCATACACTGGTCCTCTTCCAACTTCCAGTCGTGATGCTTCTCAATCTCAACCTGGACCTAACGCAGCTTCATTCCCAATGGAAAATGCTCAATCTTCTACAAACGCCAGCCCTCAGCCTGCAATGGTTTATTATACTATTGCAACTCTTGAAGAGAGGGCCAATCTCTTTGCTGCCACCTGTGGTCACTCCAAAGTAGGAAGTTTGCTTACTGGAACTGCTGTAATGGGGAAAGTGGGACCTCCTATAGGAGCGGTAGATATTTTGGAGTCTGATACCGAATACTTTTTTCGTGTCTCACTTCCTGGTGTTGCAAAAGATGCAG AAAACTTTCGCTGTAACATTGAACCTAACGGGAAGGTAGATATAAAGGGTATAACATTGACTGGAGTGCGAGCAGTTTACAAAAATAACATGGTATTCAAGATGAACACACCGAATCTGTGCCCACCAGGAAAGTTCACCATTTCATTTCAGCTTCCTGGCCCAACTGCAAATCAATTTTTGACCACATTTGGATCTGATGGAATTTTTGAAGCATCTGTGAAGAAAAGACAGCCAAACGATTCTTGA
- the LOC116006053 gene encoding alpha-crystallin domain-containing protein 22.3-like isoform X2, whose protein sequence is MSSQTRGHSGENNGMHPMDPGQPVIDVAPLRCVPYTGPLPTSSRDASQSQPGPNAASFPMENAQSSTNASPQPAMVYYTIATLEERANLFAATCGHSKVGSLLTGTAVMGKVGPPIGAVDILESDTEYFFRVSLPGVAKDAENFRCNIEPNGKVDIKGITLTGVRAVYKNNMVFKMNTPNLCPPGKFTISFQLPGPTANQFLTTFGSDGIFEASVKKRQPNDS, encoded by the exons GGGACACAGTGGTGAAAATAATGGTATGCATCCAATGGATCCTGGACAACCAGTCATTGATGTAGCCCCTCTCCGTTGTGTGCCATACACTGGTCCTCTTCCAACTTCCAGTCGTGATGCTTCTCAATCTCAACCTGGACCTAACGCAGCTTCATTCCCAATGGAAAATGCTCAATCTTCTACAAACGCCAGCCCTCAGCCTGCAATGGTTTATTATACTATTGCAACTCTTGAAGAGAGGGCCAATCTCTTTGCTGCCACCTGTGGTCACTCCAAAGTAGGAAGTTTGCTTACTGGAACTGCTGTAATGGGGAAAGTGGGACCTCCTATAGGAGCGGTAGATATTTTGGAGTCTGATACCGAATACTTTTTTCGTGTCTCACTTCCTGGTGTTGCAAAAGATGCAG AAAACTTTCGCTGTAACATTGAACCTAACGGGAAGGTAGATATAAAGGGTATAACATTGACTGGAGTGCGAGCAGTTTACAAAAATAACATGGTATTCAAGATGAACACACCGAATCTGTGCCCACCAGGAAAGTTCACCATTTCATTTCAGCTTCCTGGCCCAACTGCAAATCAATTTTTGACCACATTTGGATCTGATGGAATTTTTGAAGCATCTGTGAAGAAAAGACAGCCAAACGATTCTTGA
- the LOC116005664 gene encoding uncharacterized protein LOC116005664, producing the protein MQTALLFELQCFPDPNFLYNSRSKPTQSPCFSLKQSSFSKPSRNIQESLCHPHKFSSQIHVQRPIVSALRRKRRSGSARSTKILLESAYLVATKLKIFPEPIELLIREFCGGNGGGGLSLKGYGGGEGSGGWRKRRKVNWVVLGSLVILGIALSLAVWKEYDQEMVFGVVGLSLIGLSVNVWKRGVLDWALGFCCCAALGGFLLKGDLQRGVKFLGTMKISRRRKRRWF; encoded by the coding sequence ATGCAGACCGCGCTTTTATTCGAGCTCCAGTGTTTTCCAGATCCAAATTTCCTCTACAATTCAAGAAGTAAACCAACACAATCCCCCTGCTTTTCACTCAAACAATCTTCATTTTCGAAGCCTTCTAGGAACATTCAAGAATCCCTGTGTCATCCCCATAAATTTTCATCCCAAATCCATGTACAGAGGCCAATCGTATCTGCTTTGAGGAGGAAAAGGAGATCCGGGTCAGCAAGATCAACTAAAATCCTGCTAGAATCGGCATACTTGGTAGCAACCAAGCTCAAGATTTTCCCGGAGCCAATCGAGTTGTTGATAAGAGAATTTTGCGGTGGAAATGGGGGTGGGGGTTTATCCTTGAAGGGTTATGGAGGAGGGGAAGGCTCTGGTGGGTGGAGAAAGAGGAGGAAAGTGAATTGGGTTGTTTTGGGGAGCTTGGTAATTCTTGGTATCGCCTTGTCGCTGGCAGTGTGGAAAGAATATGATCAAGAAATGGTGTTTGGAGTTGTAGGTTTAAGCCTAATTGGGCTATCGGTGAATGTGTGGAAAAGAGGGGTTCTGGATTGGGCTTTAGGGTTTTGCTGTTGTGCTGCTTTGGGGGGTTTTCTGTTGAAGGGAGATTTGCAGAGAGGGGTTAAGTTTCTTGGGACTATGAAGATTTctaggagaagaaaaagaagatggTTTTGA